The Falco naumanni isolate bFalNau1 chromosome 14, bFalNau1.pat, whole genome shotgun sequence genome includes a window with the following:
- the TRMT12 gene encoding tRNA wybutosine-synthesizing protein 2 homolog isoform X1 → MSLCPGARQDGGQGHPHPCPCTGHGAAVCPVPQPRRKQLEEEQLLDRRYQLQKMPGGCVALPVLEEKLSQLWLPQEMPCELVWIQNPVPSRAARRQTPAQKLRDELRRLLGESWSEELERDVPHAWQRHKDLVLLSEDSFKAAVWEKLGPVLWETVASALGAQRLARRGRVLPDGMRSPRVTLLLGQDGWVEHVDNGIRYTFDVTKCMFSPGNITEKLRVASLPCSGEVLVDLYAGIGYFTLPYLVHAAAAFAHACEWNSHAVEALRRNLVLNGVQDRCCVHHGDNRQLELRDVADRVNLGLIPSSEEGWPVACRVLKKRTGGILHIHHNVETLPTTAPLQTPVLLAEQASPEGKDCNGEAWHPMEDREKETQGARIRPEWQRWAEATAARIGGLLAELHGQPWHTSILHIEAVKSYAPHVHHLVLDLECRPTLPT, encoded by the exons ATGTCCCTCTGTCCTGGGGCTCGGCAGGATGGAGGCCAGGGAcacccccatccctgtccctgcacTGGCCACGGAGCCGCGGTTTGCCCAGTGCCTCAG CCTCGCAGGAAGCAGTtggaagaggagcagctccTGGACAGGCGCTACCAGCTGCAGAAGATGCCAGGGGGCTGTGtggccctgcctgtgctggaggagaagctctcccagctgtggctgccccaggAGATGCCCTGTGAACTGGTCTGGATCCAG AACCCCGTCCCCTCCAGGGCAGCCCGCCGGCAGACACCAGCCCAGAAGCTGCGGGATGAGCTGCGGCGACTGCTGGGTGAGAGCTGGTCAGAGGAGCTGGAGCGCGATGTGCCCCACGCCTGGCAGCGACACAAGGACCTGGTCCTGCTGAGTGAGGACAGCTTCAAGGCTGCGGTGTGGGAGAAGCTGG GTCCAGTGCTCTGGGAGACGGTCGCCTCGGCTTTGGGTGCCCAGCGGCTGGCCAGGCGAGGACGGGTATTGCCAGATGGGATGCGGTCCCCCCGCgtcaccctgctgctgggccaGGATGGCTGGGTGGAGCATGTGGACAACGGGATCAG GTACACCTTTGACGTGACCAAGTGCATGTTCTCACCGGGAAACATCACGGAGAAGCTGCGGGTGGCCTCACTGCCCTGCTCCGGGGAGGTCCTGGTGGATCTCTATGCAG GCATCGGCTATTTCACGCTGCCATACCTGGTTCACGCAGCGGCTGCCTTTGCCCACGCCTGCGAGTGGAACAGCCATGCTGTGGAGGCCCTTCGGAGGAACCTGGTGCTGAACGGTGTGCAGGACCGCTGCTGTGTCCACCACGGGGACAATCGGCAG CTGGAGCTGCGGGATGTAGCAGACCGGGTGAACCTGGGCCTGATTCCCAGCTCGGAGGAAGGCTGGCCAGTGGCCTGCCGCGTCCTGAAGAAGCGCACGGGTGGGATTCTCCACATCCACCACAACGTGGAGACGCTCCCCACAACGGCTCCACTGCAGaccccagtcctgctggctgagcaggcATCTCCGGAGGGAAAAGACTGTAATGGAGAGGCATGGCACCCAatggaggacagggagaaggAGACACAGGGGGCCAGGATCAGGCCTGAGTGGCAGAGGTGGGCTGAAGCAACGGCAGCACGGAtcggggggctgctggcagagctgcatgGGCAGCCATGGCACACCAGCATCCTGCACATCGAGGCGGTCAAGTCCTACGCGCCCCACGTGCATCACCTTGTGCTGGACCTCGAGTGCCGGCCGACGCTGCCCACCTAG
- the TRMT12 gene encoding tRNA wybutosine-synthesizing protein 2 homolog isoform X2, with translation MEARDTPIPVPALATEPRFAQCLRKQLEEEQLLDRRYQLQKMPGGCVALPVLEEKLSQLWLPQEMPCELVWIQNPVPSRAARRQTPAQKLRDELRRLLGESWSEELERDVPHAWQRHKDLVLLSEDSFKAAVWEKLGPVLWETVASALGAQRLARRGRVLPDGMRSPRVTLLLGQDGWVEHVDNGIRYTFDVTKCMFSPGNITEKLRVASLPCSGEVLVDLYAGIGYFTLPYLVHAAAAFAHACEWNSHAVEALRRNLVLNGVQDRCCVHHGDNRQLELRDVADRVNLGLIPSSEEGWPVACRVLKKRTGGILHIHHNVETLPTTAPLQTPVLLAEQASPEGKDCNGEAWHPMEDREKETQGARIRPEWQRWAEATAARIGGLLAELHGQPWHTSILHIEAVKSYAPHVHHLVLDLECRPTLPT, from the exons ATGGAGGCCAGGGAcacccccatccctgtccctgcacTGGCCACGGAGCCGCGGTTTGCCCAGTGCCTCAG GAAGCAGTtggaagaggagcagctccTGGACAGGCGCTACCAGCTGCAGAAGATGCCAGGGGGCTGTGtggccctgcctgtgctggaggagaagctctcccagctgtggctgccccaggAGATGCCCTGTGAACTGGTCTGGATCCAG AACCCCGTCCCCTCCAGGGCAGCCCGCCGGCAGACACCAGCCCAGAAGCTGCGGGATGAGCTGCGGCGACTGCTGGGTGAGAGCTGGTCAGAGGAGCTGGAGCGCGATGTGCCCCACGCCTGGCAGCGACACAAGGACCTGGTCCTGCTGAGTGAGGACAGCTTCAAGGCTGCGGTGTGGGAGAAGCTGG GTCCAGTGCTCTGGGAGACGGTCGCCTCGGCTTTGGGTGCCCAGCGGCTGGCCAGGCGAGGACGGGTATTGCCAGATGGGATGCGGTCCCCCCGCgtcaccctgctgctgggccaGGATGGCTGGGTGGAGCATGTGGACAACGGGATCAG GTACACCTTTGACGTGACCAAGTGCATGTTCTCACCGGGAAACATCACGGAGAAGCTGCGGGTGGCCTCACTGCCCTGCTCCGGGGAGGTCCTGGTGGATCTCTATGCAG GCATCGGCTATTTCACGCTGCCATACCTGGTTCACGCAGCGGCTGCCTTTGCCCACGCCTGCGAGTGGAACAGCCATGCTGTGGAGGCCCTTCGGAGGAACCTGGTGCTGAACGGTGTGCAGGACCGCTGCTGTGTCCACCACGGGGACAATCGGCAG CTGGAGCTGCGGGATGTAGCAGACCGGGTGAACCTGGGCCTGATTCCCAGCTCGGAGGAAGGCTGGCCAGTGGCCTGCCGCGTCCTGAAGAAGCGCACGGGTGGGATTCTCCACATCCACCACAACGTGGAGACGCTCCCCACAACGGCTCCACTGCAGaccccagtcctgctggctgagcaggcATCTCCGGAGGGAAAAGACTGTAATGGAGAGGCATGGCACCCAatggaggacagggagaaggAGACACAGGGGGCCAGGATCAGGCCTGAGTGGCAGAGGTGGGCTGAAGCAACGGCAGCACGGAtcggggggctgctggcagagctgcatgGGCAGCCATGGCACACCAGCATCCTGCACATCGAGGCGGTCAAGTCCTACGCGCCCCACGTGCATCACCTTGTGCTGGACCTCGAGTGCCGGCCGACGCTGCCCACCTAG
- the TRMT12 gene encoding tRNA wybutosine-synthesizing protein 2 homolog isoform X3 — translation MEARDTPIPVPALATEPRFAQCLSLAGSSWKRSSSWTGATSCRRCQGAVWPCLCWRRSSPSCGCPRRCPVNWSGSRAARRQTPAQKLRDELRRLLGESWSEELERDVPHAWQRHKDLVLLSEDSFKAAVWEKLGPVLWETVASALGAQRLARRGRVLPDGMRSPRVTLLLGQDGWVEHVDNGIRYTFDVTKCMFSPGNITEKLRVASLPCSGEVLVDLYAGIGYFTLPYLVHAAAAFAHACEWNSHAVEALRRNLVLNGVQDRCCVHHGDNRQLELRDVADRVNLGLIPSSEEGWPVACRVLKKRTGGILHIHHNVETLPTTAPLQTPVLLAEQASPEGKDCNGEAWHPMEDREKETQGARIRPEWQRWAEATAARIGGLLAELHGQPWHTSILHIEAVKSYAPHVHHLVLDLECRPTLPT, via the exons ATGGAGGCCAGGGAcacccccatccctgtccctgcacTGGCCACGGAGCCGCGGTTTGCCCAGTGCCTCAG CCTCGCAGGAAGCAGTtggaagaggagcagctccTGGACAGGCGCTACCAGCTGCAGAAGATGCCAGGGGGCTGTGtggccctgcctgtgctggaggagaagctctcccagctgtggctgccccaggAGATGCCCTGTGAACTGGTCTGGATCCAG GGCAGCCCGCCGGCAGACACCAGCCCAGAAGCTGCGGGATGAGCTGCGGCGACTGCTGGGTGAGAGCTGGTCAGAGGAGCTGGAGCGCGATGTGCCCCACGCCTGGCAGCGACACAAGGACCTGGTCCTGCTGAGTGAGGACAGCTTCAAGGCTGCGGTGTGGGAGAAGCTGG GTCCAGTGCTCTGGGAGACGGTCGCCTCGGCTTTGGGTGCCCAGCGGCTGGCCAGGCGAGGACGGGTATTGCCAGATGGGATGCGGTCCCCCCGCgtcaccctgctgctgggccaGGATGGCTGGGTGGAGCATGTGGACAACGGGATCAG GTACACCTTTGACGTGACCAAGTGCATGTTCTCACCGGGAAACATCACGGAGAAGCTGCGGGTGGCCTCACTGCCCTGCTCCGGGGAGGTCCTGGTGGATCTCTATGCAG GCATCGGCTATTTCACGCTGCCATACCTGGTTCACGCAGCGGCTGCCTTTGCCCACGCCTGCGAGTGGAACAGCCATGCTGTGGAGGCCCTTCGGAGGAACCTGGTGCTGAACGGTGTGCAGGACCGCTGCTGTGTCCACCACGGGGACAATCGGCAG CTGGAGCTGCGGGATGTAGCAGACCGGGTGAACCTGGGCCTGATTCCCAGCTCGGAGGAAGGCTGGCCAGTGGCCTGCCGCGTCCTGAAGAAGCGCACGGGTGGGATTCTCCACATCCACCACAACGTGGAGACGCTCCCCACAACGGCTCCACTGCAGaccccagtcctgctggctgagcaggcATCTCCGGAGGGAAAAGACTGTAATGGAGAGGCATGGCACCCAatggaggacagggagaaggAGACACAGGGGGCCAGGATCAGGCCTGAGTGGCAGAGGTGGGCTGAAGCAACGGCAGCACGGAtcggggggctgctggcagagctgcatgGGCAGCCATGGCACACCAGCATCCTGCACATCGAGGCGGTCAAGTCCTACGCGCCCCACGTGCATCACCTTGTGCTGGACCTCGAGTGCCGGCCGACGCTGCCCACCTAG